Proteins from a genomic interval of Thermoanaerobacterium thermosaccharolyticum DSM 571:
- the helD gene encoding RNA polymerase recycling motor HelD yields MKASEHPSYNEEKQKLHETIEWIEGEIAKSEEEGKILEKKISETRNEVKSALDERIVLQKQLKMSNERKLIRYKESKSKPYFGRVDFKEDGDNKIKKLYIGKYGLSDEKRDEPVVIDWRSPIADIYYSGEAGAVSYKSPSGEISGEIKLKRRYEIEEGELLNIFDEKLKEMILDDEFLTSSLEKSADNRLKDIVATIQKEQNDIIRAPLDRALIIQGVAGSGKTTIALHRMAYLIYQNQRNKGREDYYMVIAPNKLFLNYISDILPDLGADDVLQTTFEDYALKITGIKEKLKVANDKISYLLGDAPIDEKRKTIMVSRFKGSLLFKAIIDNYFKQFLYKYIPDCDINIDGNIIFTSIELKKLFIENFVYLPLQKRKEQFISYLKNRLKKNKDLIADGIEKEYSEKIRFVKDNINDNEVRQSKVIELYDLRDKEIGDIPVKIDKAICDYSEKWTQLDTVKIYRDIMNFETIKKLSHGKIEDEKISYICDYTKAMLDKDEIENEDLAPILYIHKYLFGLDDAGKFTHIVVDEAQDFSEFKLYLLKEIVKGDSITIVGDAAQGIYSYRGIKSWDDLNNHVLNGKATYKMLKKSYRSTVEIMEYANSVIDKSKNKSIVKAEPIMRHGDVPEIVRIRDYDELIHDILNNLQDDELTTAIICKTDEMTKKIYESLKKDIDDITLINDKTELYKGRKIVIPSYLSKGLEFDRVIIPDADSYNDTELELKLFYVAITRPLHKLKLYYMNLYN; encoded by the coding sequence ATGAAAGCATCAGAGCATCCATCGTACAACGAAGAAAAACAGAAGCTTCATGAAACAATAGAATGGATCGAAGGTGAGATAGCAAAAAGTGAAGAGGAAGGCAAGATATTAGAGAAAAAGATATCTGAAACTCGAAATGAAGTGAAGTCAGCACTTGATGAAAGGATAGTTTTACAGAAGCAGCTTAAGATGAGCAATGAAAGAAAACTTATAAGGTATAAAGAATCGAAAAGCAAACCGTACTTTGGGCGTGTCGACTTTAAGGAAGACGGTGATAATAAGATAAAAAAACTCTATATTGGCAAATACGGTTTAAGCGATGAAAAGCGCGATGAACCTGTCGTCATCGATTGGCGATCTCCTATTGCAGATATTTACTACAGCGGTGAGGCAGGTGCGGTATCTTACAAATCACCAAGTGGCGAAATATCTGGTGAAATAAAGTTAAAGAGGAGGTACGAAATAGAAGAAGGTGAACTTCTCAACATTTTTGATGAGAAATTAAAAGAGATGATCTTGGATGACGAATTTTTAACGTCGTCTCTTGAGAAGAGTGCTGATAATAGACTTAAAGACATAGTTGCAACGATACAAAAAGAGCAAAATGATATTATAAGGGCACCATTAGATAGGGCCTTGATTATACAAGGTGTTGCAGGAAGTGGGAAGACAACAATTGCACTTCACCGGATGGCATATCTTATTTACCAAAATCAGAGAAATAAAGGAAGAGAAGATTATTACATGGTAATAGCTCCAAACAAACTTTTTCTTAATTACATATCTGATATTTTGCCGGATCTTGGTGCTGACGATGTCCTGCAGACGACATTTGAAGATTATGCATTAAAAATTACAGGAATAAAAGAAAAGCTAAAAGTGGCAAATGATAAGATATCATATCTTTTAGGAGATGCGCCCATCGACGAAAAGCGAAAGACTATTATGGTGTCAAGATTCAAGGGAAGCTTGTTATTTAAAGCAATTATCGATAATTATTTTAAACAGTTTTTATATAAGTACATTCCTGACTGTGATATAAATATTGATGGAAACATTATTTTTACATCAATAGAGCTTAAAAAGTTATTTATTGAAAATTTTGTCTACCTGCCATTACAGAAAAGAAAAGAGCAGTTTATTTCGTATTTGAAGAACAGACTAAAGAAAAATAAAGATTTAATTGCAGATGGTATTGAAAAGGAGTATAGCGAAAAAATCAGATTTGTCAAGGATAATATTAATGACAATGAGGTAAGGCAGTCTAAGGTAATTGAACTGTATGATCTTAGGGATAAAGAAATAGGAGATATACCAGTTAAAATCGACAAAGCAATTTGTGATTATTCTGAAAAATGGACCCAATTAGATACAGTTAAAATTTACAGAGATATAATGAATTTTGAGACCATTAAGAAACTTTCGCATGGTAAAATCGAAGACGAAAAAATCTCGTATATATGTGATTATACAAAAGCGATGCTTGACAAAGACGAAATAGAAAACGAGGATTTAGCGCCTATTTTGTACATACATAAGTATTTGTTTGGTTTAGATGATGCAGGCAAATTTACTCATATAGTTGTTGACGAAGCACAGGATTTTAGTGAATTTAAACTTTATTTGTTAAAGGAAATAGTAAAAGGTGATTCTATAACGATAGTTGGCGATGCAGCACAAGGCATATACTCGTATAGAGGAATAAAATCTTGGGATGACTTAAACAATCATGTGTTAAATGGCAAGGCGACGTATAAGATGCTTAAGAAAAGCTATAGGTCGACTGTTGAAATAATGGAATACGCCAATAGTGTAATTGACAAAAGCAAGAATAAAAGCATAGTAAAAGCAGAGCCTATTATGAGGCACGGTGATGTACCAGAGATTGTTAGAATAAGAGACTATGACGAACTGATTCATGATATTTTAAATAATTTGCAGGATGATGAGCTTACGACAGCGATAATTTGTAAGACAGATGAAATGACGAAAAAGATATATGAAAGCTTAAAAAAGGATATAGATGATATTACATTGATTAACGATAAAACGGAATTATATAAAGGCAGGAAAATCGTGATACCATCGTATTTGTCTAAAGGATTGGAATTCGATAGAGTGATTATACCTGATGCAGATTCATACAATGATACAGAACTAGAGCTTAAATTGTTTTACGTTGCAATAACGAGACCACTTCACAAACTTAAATTATACTACATGAACCTTTATAATTAA
- a CDS encoding alpha/beta fold hydrolase, with amino-acid sequence MTADNKYVNIDGAMVHYLTSGHGDKGDVLLLHGKRFTIDDWVKYGIVDNIAEEGYRVIAVELPGYGKSEILDISYEDFLMKFVSILNINKVNIVGPSFSGEILIRFALKYQEMIRSLIIVDSINIDKYVDRLKEIKVNTLIIWGKKDDIAPYEFATMLKQNIQNAKLYTFDDLGHTCYFDKPDVFTDELIKFLNQD; translated from the coding sequence ATGACGGCAGATAATAAATATGTCAATATCGATGGAGCGATGGTTCACTATTTAACCAGCGGGCATGGTGATAAAGGCGATGTCCTTCTGCTTCATGGCAAAAGATTCACTATAGATGATTGGGTGAAATATGGAATAGTTGATAATATTGCAGAAGAAGGATATAGGGTAATCGCTGTGGAATTGCCTGGTTATGGCAAATCGGAAATCCTAGATATATCGTATGAGGATTTCCTAATGAAATTTGTTAGTATATTAAATATCAATAAAGTTAATATTGTTGGTCCATCCTTCAGTGGAGAAATATTAATAAGGTTTGCATTAAAGTATCAGGAAATGATTAGATCCCTTATCATTGTAGATAGTATAAACATCGATAAATACGTCGATAGACTTAAAGAGATAAAGGTTAATACATTGATTATTTGGGGTAAAAAAGATGACATAGCACCGTATGAATTTGCGACAATGCTAAAACAAAATATACAAAATGCAAAACTGTATACATTTGACGATCTAGGTCATACTTGTTACTTTGATAAACCTGATGTATTTACTGATGAATTAATTAAGTTTTTAAATCAAGATTAA
- a CDS encoding NAD(P)/FAD-dependent oxidoreductase has translation MLLNEGKIGNISLKNRFVMLPTVTNLSNDGFVSEKEINYYDRRSKDVGLVIVEACYVNKFGKFFKNQLGIDDDDKIEGLKRLADVLHRNGAKAAVQLAMHNPKYKPSDFTVEDIKGFAKDFVDAAKRAKKAGFDAIELHFAHGWFVNQFLSPNVNTRDDEYGGDFDGRARFALEILKNVKSEVPDMVVVCRINGSDYTDGGFDINESIKLSRLLEEHGADALNVSSGVGSTSEYHISPMGIDDRPLITHVKKIKDSVSIPVIAADKLGVAADWESIVRQGYADFIGIARGLIGDPDCVGKYIEGKADEIKYCIHCNQACIAYIQKGLPVSCMMNPTVGREKEFDTAAKEKLNVAVIGGGPAGMSAAIYLARKGHNVELFEKSDSPGGQLKVAKVPPHKSEIGEVIHYLEADLKKYGVKVNLNHEVTCHELKNMNYDKVIFATGSMPKKLEIEMDIVPLKAIDVLDGKIPQGQSIAVIGGGLTGLETAEYLVQKGKSVIIIEALDDVGKNMFPMLRKVLLNRLKKYKIQIITSAKVEKITGGKLVYNNGNDNIIDIDDVVVAIGNVPDNTFKEFKKDDKYYFIGDCKNVATAVEAIRDGAELSLII, from the coding sequence ATGCTTTTAAATGAAGGAAAAATAGGAAATATCAGCTTAAAAAACAGATTTGTAATGTTGCCGACTGTCACAAATTTATCAAATGATGGCTTTGTTAGTGAAAAGGAAATAAATTATTATGACAGGCGATCGAAAGATGTGGGCTTGGTCATAGTTGAAGCATGTTATGTAAATAAGTTTGGAAAGTTCTTTAAAAACCAGTTGGGAATAGATGATGATGACAAGATTGAAGGCCTTAAGAGATTAGCGGATGTCCTCCATAGAAATGGTGCAAAGGCTGCAGTTCAGCTTGCTATGCACAACCCTAAGTATAAGCCGTCTGATTTTACTGTAGAAGACATAAAAGGGTTTGCAAAAGATTTTGTAGATGCTGCTAAAAGAGCAAAAAAGGCAGGATTTGATGCAATAGAATTGCACTTTGCACATGGATGGTTTGTAAATCAATTTTTATCTCCAAACGTAAATACACGAGACGATGAATACGGTGGAGATTTCGATGGAAGAGCAAGATTTGCTTTAGAGATATTAAAGAATGTAAAAAGTGAAGTGCCGGACATGGTTGTGGTATGTCGTATTAATGGAAGCGACTATACAGATGGCGGCTTTGATATCAATGAAAGCATAAAACTTTCTCGCCTTTTGGAAGAACACGGCGCAGATGCACTAAATGTTTCATCAGGCGTAGGCTCAACGTCAGAGTACCATATATCGCCAATGGGTATAGATGATAGGCCTCTTATAACTCATGTAAAGAAAATCAAAGATAGCGTTTCTATTCCTGTTATAGCGGCTGACAAACTTGGTGTTGCAGCTGACTGGGAGAGCATAGTAAGACAAGGTTATGCTGATTTCATAGGTATTGCAAGAGGACTCATAGGAGATCCTGACTGTGTTGGTAAGTATATAGAGGGAAAGGCTGATGAGATAAAGTACTGCATCCATTGCAACCAAGCATGCATTGCATATATACAAAAAGGACTTCCTGTATCATGCATGATGAACCCTACTGTAGGCAGGGAAAAAGAATTTGACACGGCTGCAAAAGAGAAGCTTAATGTAGCAGTAATAGGAGGCGGACCTGCTGGCATGTCTGCTGCTATATACTTGGCACGAAAAGGGCATAATGTTGAGCTATTTGAGAAGTCAGATTCACCTGGAGGACAGCTAAAAGTTGCAAAAGTTCCGCCACACAAGTCTGAAATAGGTGAAGTAATACATTATCTTGAAGCTGATTTAAAAAAATACGGTGTAAAAGTCAATCTAAATCATGAAGTGACATGTCATGAATTAAAAAATATGAATTATGATAAGGTAATATTTGCAACGGGTTCTATGCCGAAAAAATTAGAAATTGAAATGGATATAGTGCCGCTTAAAGCTATAGATGTTTTAGATGGAAAAATACCACAAGGCCAAAGCATTGCTGTAATAGGTGGCGGTTTAACAGGTCTTGAAACTGCGGAATATCTTGTACAGAAGGGTAAAAGTGTTATAATTATAGAAGCACTCGATGATGTTGGCAAAAATATGTTTCCTATGCTTAGAAAAGTTCTTCTTAATAGATTAAAAAAATATAAAATACAAATTATAACAAGTGCAAAAGTTGAAAAGATAACAGGCGGTAAATTGGTGTATAATAATGGTAATGATAATATCATTGACATTGATGATGTAGTAGTTGCCATTGGCAATGTACCTGACAATACTTTTAAAGAATTTAAAAAAGATGATAAATACTATTTCATTGGAGATTGTAAAAATGTAGCAACAGCAGTAGAGGCAATAAGGGATGGCGCAGAACTTTCATTGATAATTTGA
- a CDS encoding selenium metabolism-associated LysR family transcriptional regulator, whose product MNFRELNIFLSVCELGSMSEAARHLYMTQPAISQAISELEGEYNIKLFDRIGKKLVLTHAGEILRDYGKKINLLLNEAENTLRDISDMKMGKLKLGASRTVGTYLLPQLIGEFLKIYKNIELPFYIDNTSEIVKMIHENEIDLGIVEGPIHSDNIEVKYFLDDELYLICSKDHNWAKKKIINKDDLSLENIIIREVGSGTREVFENTLKAHNIEYNIKLELNSTEAIKRAVEANLGVSVISKLAIKEELKSSRLVKVEIDGVKFLRQLNIIYHKDKYLSELCKKFIDFLYISTKT is encoded by the coding sequence ATGAATTTCAGAGAACTAAATATTTTTTTGTCAGTTTGCGAATTAGGCAGTATGTCAGAAGCTGCAAGACATCTTTATATGACTCAGCCTGCTATTAGCCAGGCAATTTCAGAGCTTGAAGGAGAGTACAACATAAAACTTTTTGATCGAATAGGTAAAAAGCTTGTATTGACACATGCAGGTGAAATTTTGCGAGACTACGGCAAGAAAATCAATCTTTTGCTAAATGAAGCAGAGAATACATTGCGGGATATTTCTGACATGAAAATGGGAAAACTTAAGTTAGGAGCCAGCAGGACTGTTGGAACATATCTACTGCCGCAACTTATAGGCGAGTTTTTAAAAATCTATAAAAACATAGAATTACCGTTTTACATAGACAACACATCTGAAATAGTAAAGATGATACATGAAAATGAGATAGATCTTGGAATAGTAGAAGGTCCTATACACTCTGATAACATTGAAGTCAAGTACTTTTTAGATGATGAGCTGTACCTTATATGCTCTAAAGACCATAATTGGGCAAAAAAGAAAATCATCAATAAGGATGATTTATCTTTAGAAAATATCATAATTAGAGAAGTCGGCAGTGGAACAAGAGAAGTATTTGAAAACACCTTGAAAGCACATAATATTGAGTACAACATTAAACTTGAACTTAATAGCACTGAAGCTATAAAGAGAGCAGTTGAAGCAAATCTAGGTGTTTCGGTAATATCAAAGCTAGCAATTAAAGAAGAATTAAAAAGTTCAAGGCTTGTTAAAGTAGAGATAGATGGAGTAAAATTTTTAAGGCAACTTAATATAATCTATCACAAAGATAAATACTTATCTGAACTGTGCAAAAAGTTTATAGACTTCCTCTATATCAGCACTAAAACATAA
- a CDS encoding phosphodiester glycosidase family protein — protein MKKIIAYVIFEVFLAAIILPVLIFYGPFTNIRNTLVTTAMTTFSHKYIATLFLPQSKIDAIMKEMSSISSDSSKSSLLNFKNNHDTTIEVNDISSSRFKGKVILIHDPTRVQVGISSKLPKEGETVSEIAKENGAIAAINAGGFIGYVDGAWTGNGGTPGGIIIHNGKLIYNNAYSKDGKIDLAGFTSDGKLLVGKYTLDEIKNLDIKEAVSFGPALVVNGKPMIKSGDGGWGIAPRTAIGQKADGTVIFLVIDGRAISSVGATLKDVQNIMLDYGAVNATNLDGGSSTTMYYKGKVINNPSNPLGERMVPTIFYAK, from the coding sequence ATGAAGAAGATAATAGCTTATGTAATATTTGAGGTATTTTTGGCTGCTATAATATTGCCTGTGTTAATTTTTTACGGTCCATTTACGAATATTAGAAATACATTGGTAACAACCGCAATGACTACATTTAGTCATAAATATATCGCAACGCTGTTTTTACCACAAAGCAAGATTGACGCTATAATGAAAGAAATGAGCAGTATTTCATCAGACAGCAGTAAAAGCAGTCTTTTAAACTTTAAAAACAATCATGACACTACGATTGAAGTAAATGACATAAGCAGCAGCAGATTTAAAGGGAAGGTAATTCTTATACATGACCCGACAAGGGTACAAGTCGGCATATCCAGCAAGCTTCCAAAAGAAGGCGAAACAGTCAGCGAGATAGCGAAAGAAAATGGAGCAATAGCTGCTATAAATGCTGGTGGATTTATCGGGTATGTAGATGGAGCATGGACAGGAAACGGAGGAACACCCGGTGGAATCATCATACACAATGGAAAACTTATTTACAACAATGCATATAGCAAAGACGGCAAAATTGACCTTGCAGGATTTACAAGCGATGGCAAGTTGCTGGTAGGAAAATACACTTTAGATGAGATTAAAAATTTGGACATAAAAGAAGCAGTAAGTTTCGGTCCGGCCCTTGTTGTAAATGGAAAGCCTATGATAAAAAGTGGTGATGGTGGCTGGGGGATTGCACCAAGGACTGCAATAGGGCAGAAGGCCGATGGAACGGTGATATTTTTAGTTATAGATGGAAGAGCTATATCTAGTGTAGGAGCGACACTTAAGGATGTGCAGAATATCATGCTGGATTATGGTGCTGTAAATGCTACAAATTTAGATGGTGGTTCATCTACTACTATGTACTACAAAGGAAAAGTTATAAATAATCCATCAAATCCTTTAGGGGAGAGGATGGTTCCTACAATATTTTATGCAAAATAA
- a CDS encoding iron-containing alcohol dehydrogenase, which yields MENFNFICPTKIIFGKGTENRVGEETKKYSKKVLFVYGSVSIKKTGLYDKVVKSLSENNVEYIELSGVKPNPRLSLVYEGINKCRENDIDFILAVGGGSVIDTAKAIAVGALYDGDVWDFFLGKAEIKRALPVGVILTLAATGSEASDSAVITNEDGWYKKGIHSDLIRPQFAIMNPELLYTLPAYQTAAGAADIMAHIMERYFTNVKNVDLTDRLCEATLKTVINNVPKLIEDPTDYDARAEVMWAGTIAHNGLLDTGRIGDWASHRIEHELSAIYDIAHGAGLAIIFPAWMKYVYKHDLDRFVQFAVKVWDVDLTYTDREAIALEGIKRLENFFRSIGLPVTLKDANIPYNKFEEMANKCTSNGTATVGQFVKLGKEDIINIYNIAR from the coding sequence ATGGAGAATTTTAATTTTATTTGCCCAACGAAGATAATCTTTGGCAAAGGAACTGAAAATAGAGTTGGAGAAGAGACCAAAAAGTATTCGAAAAAAGTACTTTTTGTATACGGCAGCGTAAGTATAAAAAAGACGGGGCTTTATGATAAAGTTGTAAAGTCATTAAGCGAGAATAATGTTGAATACATAGAGTTATCCGGCGTCAAACCAAATCCGAGACTTAGCTTAGTCTACGAAGGAATAAATAAATGCCGCGAAAATGATATTGACTTCATTTTAGCTGTTGGTGGAGGCAGCGTAATAGACACTGCAAAGGCTATTGCCGTAGGTGCTCTGTACGATGGTGATGTATGGGATTTCTTTTTAGGCAAAGCTGAGATTAAAAGGGCACTGCCAGTAGGTGTAATATTGACACTGGCTGCAACAGGAAGTGAAGCCAGCGACAGCGCTGTCATAACAAATGAAGACGGATGGTACAAGAAAGGAATACATTCGGATCTCATAAGGCCTCAATTTGCCATAATGAATCCAGAGCTTTTGTACACACTTCCTGCGTATCAGACGGCGGCGGGTGCAGCAGATATAATGGCACACATAATGGAAAGGTATTTTACAAATGTAAAGAATGTTGATTTAACTGACAGGCTGTGTGAAGCGACGCTTAAGACTGTCATAAATAACGTGCCGAAACTTATTGAAGATCCAACTGATTATGATGCTCGAGCTGAAGTGATGTGGGCAGGTACAATTGCCCACAATGGGTTATTAGACACAGGCAGAATTGGCGACTGGGCATCCCATAGGATAGAGCACGAACTAAGTGCCATTTATGATATAGCACACGGTGCAGGCCTTGCAATAATATTCCCTGCATGGATGAAGTATGTATACAAACATGATTTGGATAGATTCGTCCAGTTTGCCGTAAAAGTATGGGATGTAGATTTAACTTATACTGATAGAGAAGCAATCGCACTGGAAGGAATAAAAAGGCTTGAGAATTTCTTCAGAAGTATAGGTCTTCCTGTGACATTGAAGGATGCAAATATACCGTACAATAAATTTGAAGAAATGGCAAATAAATGTACATCTAATGGGACAGCAACTGTAGGACAGTTTGTGAAGCTAGGGAAAGAAGATATAATAAACATATACAATATTGCAAGATAA